From Streptomyces sp. NBC_01551:
CGCGCCTCCTCCAGCAGGTCGATCACCGCGTGGCTGTCGCTGCCCAGGGACAGCGGGCTGCCCGCGTGCTGGAGCCGGCCGGCCGGCCCGATGCCGTCCGCGAGGTCGCGTTCGGTGGTGGGGCACATGCAGGTGCCGGTGGTGGTGCCGCCGAGGAGCGCGATGTCGGCGTCGGTGAGGTGCGTGTTGTGGACGCCGGTGGTGCGCGGCCCGAGCACGCCGTGATCGGCGAGGAGCTGCGTCGGCGTACGGCCGTGGGCGTCCTGGCAGGCCTCGTTCTCGGCGGTCTGCTCCGAGAGGTGCACGTGCAGCGGGGCCCGCCGCTCGTCCGCCCAGCCCGCGACGGTCGCCAGCTGCCCCGCCGGTACGGCGCGCACCGAGTGGATCGCGGCGCCGATCAGGGCGTGCTCGCGGGGCTTGAGCGCGCTGACGCGCTCGGCCCAGGCGTCGGCCGTGCCGTCGGAGAACCGCAGCTGGTGCGGGTTCGGGGCCTGGCCGAAGCCCGACGAGAGGTACGCCGTGTCGAGCAGGGTGATCCGGATGCCCGCCGCGGCGGCCGCCTCGATCAGGGCCTCGCCCATCGCGTTCGGGTCGGCGTACGGGGTGCCGCCGGGCGCGTGGTGGACGTAGTGGAACTCGCCGACGTTGGTGATGCCGGCCAGTGCCATCTCCGCGTACACGGCCCGGGCCAGCGCGAAGTAGCTGTCGGGGGTGAGGTTCTGGGCGACCTTGTACATGACGTCGCGCCAGGTCCAGAAGGTGCCCGAGCCGACCTGGACCACCGAGCGCAGCGCCCGGTGGAAGGCGTGGGAGTGGGCGTTCGCCAGACCCGGGACCGTCAGCCCGCGCAGCACCCGCGCCCCCGGCGGCGGGGTCTCGGCCCCGGTGCGCAGGGCTGCGATCCGGCCGTCCTCGCCCGCCTCCAGGGCGACGCCCGGCTCGACGTGCGTGCCGAG
This genomic window contains:
- a CDS encoding formimidoylglutamate deiminase, yielding MPLTTYWLEHAWLGTHVEPGVALEAGEDGRIAALRTGAETPPPGARVLRGLTVPGLANAHSHAFHRALRSVVQVGSGTFWTWRDVMYKVAQNLTPDSYFALARAVYAEMALAGITNVGEFHYVHHAPGGTPYADPNAMGEALIEAAAAAGIRITLLDTAYLSSGFGQAPNPHQLRFSDGTADAWAERVSALKPREHALIGAAIHSVRAVPAGQLATVAGWADERRAPLHVHLSEQTAENEACQDAHGRTPTQLLADHGVLGPRTTGVHNTHLTDADIALLGGTTTGTCMCPTTERDLADGIGPAGRLQHAGSPLSLGSDSHAVIDLLEEARAMELNERLRSRTRGHWTANALLTAATADGHAALGLADAGRLEAGALADFTTIALDSVRTAGPPARLGAETAVFAATAADVRHTVVAGRHVVRDGHHTLVGDVPTALSESIAALRA